One Trueperaceae bacterium DNA segment encodes these proteins:
- a CDS encoding family 1 glycosylhydrolase has product MTGSGDEKPSRFIWGVATSAYQIEGAAREDGRGPSIWDTFCRTPGKVAGGASGDTACDHYHLWRDDLDLIASLGVGAYRFSISWPRILPEGRGRVESRGLDFYDRLVDGLLERGIVPFVTLYHWDLPQALEDEGGWVERETALAFANYADLVTARLGDRVQAWATLNEPWCSAYLGY; this is encoded by the coding sequence ATGACCGGATCAGGAGACGAGAAGCCCTCGAGATTCATCTGGGGCGTAGCCACCTCCGCCTACCAGATCGAGGGGGCGGCCCGAGAGGATGGCCGCGGGCCAAGCATCTGGGACACGTTCTGCCGGACCCCGGGCAAGGTCGCCGGCGGCGCCAGCGGCGACACCGCCTGCGACCACTACCACCTCTGGCGAGACGACCTCGACCTGATCGCCAGCTTGGGCGTTGGCGCCTACCGCTTCTCGATCTCCTGGCCGCGGATACTGCCCGAGGGACGCGGCCGGGTCGAGTCGCGCGGCCTCGACTTCTACGACCGGCTCGTCGACGGGCTGCTCGAGCGGGGGATCGTACCGTTCGTGACCCTCTACCATTGGGATCTGCCGCAGGCGCTTGAGGATGAGGGCGGCTGGGTCGAGCGCGAAACCGCGCTAGCCTTCGCCAACTACGCCGACCTCGTCACCGCCCGGCTTGGCGACCGGGTCCAGGCCTGGGCCACGCTGAACGAACCGTGGTGCAGCGCTTACCTCGGCTAC
- a CDS encoding carbohydrate ABC transporter permease: MASQLMNTRETNPTDGNPTGAGIRKGLLLAGLLLLALLTFFPFYWMMILATHSRDTIFSAPPPLWIGDDLARNYRALLDTLPFWRNIWNSVYIAVMATVTTVFFCSLGGFGFAMYEFRWKNGLFTFVLVSLMIPQLLNIIPYYLIIDFLDWLNTPRAIWFPGMANAFGIFLMRQYIASTIPKDLLDASRIDGASEFRIYWSVVLPLVRPGLATLALLTFISQWNNFLGPLVILRGRDAFTVPLALRSLQGLVNTDWGAVILGTALAVLPLLVLFAFASRQVIEGLVAGSVKG; encoded by the coding sequence ATGGCGAGCCAACTGATGAACACGAGGGAGACCAACCCGACCGACGGGAACCCGACCGGAGCCGGGATCCGCAAGGGGCTCCTGCTCGCGGGCCTGCTGCTGCTCGCCCTGCTCACCTTCTTCCCCTTCTACTGGATGATGATCCTCGCCACTCACTCGCGAGACACCATCTTCAGCGCCCCGCCGCCGCTGTGGATCGGCGACGACCTCGCCCGTAACTATCGGGCGCTGCTCGACACCCTCCCGTTCTGGCGCAACATCTGGAACAGTGTCTACATCGCCGTGATGGCCACGGTCACCACGGTCTTCTTCTGCTCTCTCGGCGGGTTCGGCTTCGCCATGTACGAGTTCAGGTGGAAGAACGGGCTCTTCACCTTCGTGCTCGTCTCGCTGATGATCCCGCAACTCCTCAACATCATCCCCTACTACCTGATCATCGACTTCCTCGACTGGCTCAACACGCCCCGAGCCATCTGGTTCCCCGGCATGGCCAACGCCTTCGGAATCTTCCTCATGCGCCAGTACATCGCCAGCACCATCCCGAAGGACCTGCTCGACGCCTCGCGGATCGACGGCGCCAGCGAGTTCCGCATCTACTGGAGCGTGGTGCTTCCGCTCGTGAGGCCGGGCCTGGCCACACTCGCGCTGCTCACCTTCATCAGCCAGTGGAACAACTTCCTGGGTCCACTCGTGATCCTGAGGGGCAGAGACGCCTTCACCGTCCCGCTCGCGCTCCGCTCGTTGCAGGGCCTCGTCAACACGGACTGGGGCGCGGTCATCCTCGGTACGGCGCTGGCGGTGCTCCCCCTGCTCGTGCTGTTCGCCTTCGCCTCCCGGCAGGTCATCGAGGGCCTCGTCGCGGGTTCGGTGAAGGGGTGA